From the genome of Maribacter algicola, one region includes:
- a CDS encoding WxcM-like domain-containing protein: MASLVHIPGAVFEDERGLLTFFNTFDMSAVKRLYQIAPANTQIIRAWQGHQIEQKWFYCIQGSFLIQTVAIDDFDAPSPKAEIQKHQLSEKEPKVMHLPGGHASGIQATAPNSVLLVFSDVTLDESKADDYRFQVNYWKTEWMVSSQ, encoded by the coding sequence TTGGCTTCCTTGGTGCACATACCTGGAGCTGTTTTTGAGGACGAAAGAGGCCTGCTTACCTTTTTCAATACCTTTGACATGTCGGCAGTTAAACGCTTGTACCAGATTGCCCCTGCGAACACCCAAATCATAAGGGCTTGGCAAGGACATCAAATTGAACAGAAATGGTTCTACTGTATCCAGGGCAGCTTTTTGATTCAGACGGTAGCCATCGATGATTTTGATGCACCAAGCCCAAAAGCGGAAATCCAAAAGCATCAATTATCCGAAAAGGAACCCAAGGTGATGCACTTACCGGGCGGACACGCCTCTGGCATTCAAGCCACAGCACCTAATTCCGTATTATTGGTGTTTTCCGATGTAACCTTAGATGAATCCAAAGCAGATGATTATCGATTCCAAGTTAATTACTGGAAGACGGAGTGGATGGTCAGTAGTCAGTAA
- a CDS encoding glycosyltransferase family protein has translation MKIALVFPNNVFSAPYLDYYTNFLNKEKTSYKLIIWNRANEEEENTIAFKSNSKSSSPFAKALNYYKFGSFCKKEIKNGDFDKVIVFTPQLAIFLYSFLKKHYSNKYLIDIRDYTTIIPYFKRRFFKLIKQAQTVCISSEGFTSWLPKNRNYIMSHNVHLQRINHYLLKDYNKKNFFNDGTINFDTVGALRDFTTNSSIMKELGNRKDFFLNFIGSGWALPMLQKFALDENINNVHFHGRYDKKEEIQLLQNTDILNIIQNADKISNFAIANRLYLSGLLRIPCIARKNTEHSRVIHKYGLGITIENYNEIPEKIIEYKSTFNKEQFIKNCTVFLQDVKKDYDRFENAVIQFINETH, from the coding sequence ATGAAAATTGCATTAGTATTTCCAAACAACGTATTTAGTGCACCTTATTTGGATTATTATACCAATTTCCTAAATAAAGAAAAAACATCTTATAAATTGATAATTTGGAATAGGGCAAATGAGGAGGAAGAGAATACCATTGCCTTTAAAAGCAACTCTAAATCAAGTTCACCTTTTGCAAAAGCATTAAACTATTACAAATTTGGGTCTTTCTGTAAAAAGGAAATAAAAAATGGAGACTTTGATAAGGTCATTGTATTTACACCCCAATTGGCAATTTTTTTGTACTCATTTTTAAAAAAGCACTACTCAAATAAGTATCTAATTGACATAAGGGACTATACCACAATTATACCTTATTTTAAGAGAAGATTTTTTAAGCTAATAAAACAGGCCCAAACAGTTTGTATATCATCCGAGGGTTTTACTTCATGGCTACCTAAGAACAGGAATTATATTATGAGCCATAATGTTCACCTCCAAAGAATAAATCACTATTTATTGAAGGATTACAATAAAAAAAATTTTTTCAATGATGGTACTATAAATTTTGATACAGTAGGAGCTTTAAGGGATTTCACAACAAATTCTTCGATAATGAAAGAGCTTGGTAATAGAAAAGATTTCTTTTTAAACTTTATAGGAAGTGGTTGGGCCTTACCAATGCTTCAAAAATTCGCATTAGATGAAAATATCAACAATGTTCATTTTCATGGAAGATATGATAAGAAGGAGGAAATTCAGCTATTACAAAACACCGATATTTTGAACATTATCCAAAATGCGGACAAAATTAGCAACTTTGCCATAGCTAATAGACTTTACCTTTCTGGTTTACTAAGAATTCCATGTATAGCTAGAAAAAACACAGAACATAGTCGTGTCATCCATAAATATGGATTGGGCATAACAATAGAAAATTATAACGAAATCCCAGAGAAAATCATAGAGTATAAGAGCACATTTAATAAGGAACAATTTATTAAAAACTGTACCGTTTTCTTACAGGATGTAAAAAAAGACTACGACCGTTTTGAAAATGCGGTCATCCAATTTATAAATGAAACCCATTAA
- a CDS encoding polysaccharide biosynthesis C-terminal domain-containing protein yields MQGHNNIRVGITGQAGFIGYHLYQTLALREDVTLVDFERSYFQENRKLEKFVSTCDVIVHLAAMNRHEDPQVIYDTNVDLVQKLIQTCKATGAKPHILFSSSSQEEKDNLYGKSKKAGKQLFMEWAARSGGKATSLTIPNVFGPFGKPNYNSVVATFCHKVARDEEANIINDGKVGLIYINELIAHFVSVIFGTTSGETIGANGYALNIAPNHYVKVSKILALLKQYKMDYMENGIFPNLEDPFEKALFNTFRCYVPEEHYPVKFTKHTDNRGSFVEIARTQTPGQFSFSTTVPGITRGNHFHTRKAERFAVISGKARIQLRRIGTKEVINYDLDGDEPAYVDMPIWYTHNITNVGDTELITLFWINEPYDPADADTYFENVE; encoded by the coding sequence ATGCAAGGACATAACAACATACGTGTAGGCATCACTGGACAGGCCGGTTTTATAGGCTACCACCTTTATCAAACCTTGGCCTTACGCGAGGACGTGACTTTGGTAGATTTTGAACGTTCCTACTTTCAGGAGAACAGGAAACTGGAAAAATTTGTAAGCACCTGTGATGTTATTGTGCATTTGGCCGCCATGAACCGGCATGAGGACCCACAGGTCATCTACGATACCAATGTGGATTTGGTCCAAAAATTAATCCAAACCTGTAAGGCTACCGGAGCAAAACCGCATATCCTATTTTCCTCTTCCTCACAGGAAGAAAAGGACAATCTCTATGGAAAATCCAAAAAGGCTGGGAAGCAACTTTTTATGGAATGGGCAGCCCGAAGTGGCGGAAAAGCTACCTCTTTGACAATACCCAATGTCTTTGGCCCCTTTGGAAAACCCAATTACAACTCCGTTGTTGCCACTTTTTGCCATAAAGTAGCTAGGGACGAGGAAGCAAACATCATCAATGACGGGAAAGTGGGACTGATCTACATTAATGAGTTGATCGCTCATTTTGTTTCGGTCATCTTTGGAACTACAAGCGGAGAAACTATTGGTGCAAACGGTTATGCCTTGAACATCGCCCCCAATCACTATGTCAAGGTCTCCAAGATCTTGGCCCTTTTAAAGCAGTATAAGATGGACTATATGGAAAATGGAATTTTCCCCAATTTGGAAGACCCCTTTGAAAAGGCCTTGTTCAACACCTTTCGATGCTATGTGCCTGAGGAACACTATCCCGTTAAATTCACCAAACATACCGATAATAGGGGAAGTTTTGTAGAAATTGCCAGAACCCAGACCCCAGGTCAGTTTTCATTTTCTACCACGGTTCCCGGAATTACCAGAGGCAACCACTTCCACACCCGCAAGGCGGAACGCTTCGCCGTCATTAGTGGAAAGGCACGTATCCAGTTACGAAGAATTGGAACAAAGGAAGTAATAAATTATGATTTGGACGGTGACGAACCGGCCTACGTGGATATGCCCATTTGGTACACGCATAATATTACCAATGTGGGGGATACGGAACTTATAACCCTGTTCTGGATCAATGAACCGTACGATCCTGCGGATGCCGACACGTATTTTGAGAATGTGGAGTGA
- a CDS encoding glycosyltransferase family 4 protein, with product MNILWVSNQIFPDFAPTLHQNKPINGGWQFGMAKDLVNAGIELSIATVRPNIPDTQKKIEGIHYYLLQGKKSILHYDASLEQKWKSIVEKIQPDVIHIHGTEYAHGLALVKACPQVKIVVSIQGLVGVISRYYRGQMPLLDILKNLTLRDILRQNSIWHAQRKFQKRGKLIEKKYLTLCTHFIGRTQWDHDHVISGNPKAMYHFCNESLRDAFYTAPKWVMKNINRHTLFLSQALYPIKGLHKVLDALPLVREVFPDVQVRVAGMDITKTATLMDKLRLDNYGKYIKKQLKKLGLAQQVTFTGPLDEQGMVGEYLACHAFVCPSNIENSPNSLGEAQLLGVPCIASYVGGVPDMVDHGKTGLLYRFEETEMLAQHIIRLFQQDALAQALGENGIPEARDRHNRKTNCETTLAIYKKIRDSE from the coding sequence ATGAATATACTTTGGGTTTCCAATCAAATTTTTCCGGATTTTGCACCTACTTTGCATCAGAACAAACCTATTAACGGCGGATGGCAGTTTGGTATGGCCAAGGATTTGGTAAACGCGGGTATTGAGCTGAGTATAGCAACCGTTAGACCAAATATCCCGGATACCCAAAAAAAAATAGAGGGTATTCATTATTATCTTCTTCAAGGAAAAAAATCCATTCTTCATTATGATGCCAGTTTGGAACAAAAGTGGAAAAGTATCGTCGAAAAAATACAACCCGATGTAATCCATATTCACGGTACGGAATATGCACACGGATTGGCCTTGGTAAAGGCCTGCCCGCAAGTAAAGATAGTAGTATCCATTCAAGGATTGGTTGGGGTCATTTCCAGATATTATCGGGGGCAAATGCCCCTGTTGGATATCTTAAAGAATCTAACCCTTAGGGATATATTACGCCAAAACTCCATTTGGCATGCCCAGCGCAAATTCCAAAAGAGGGGTAAACTAATCGAAAAAAAGTATTTGACCCTATGCACCCATTTTATAGGGCGTACCCAATGGGACCACGACCATGTGATTTCTGGCAATCCCAAGGCCATGTATCACTTTTGCAACGAATCCTTGCGGGATGCTTTTTATACGGCACCCAAATGGGTAATGAAAAACATAAATAGGCATACCTTGTTTTTAAGCCAGGCCCTCTACCCTATCAAAGGCCTGCACAAGGTATTGGATGCCTTGCCCTTGGTGAGGGAAGTTTTTCCGGATGTTCAGGTTCGGGTAGCGGGGATGGACATTACGAAGACGGCGACACTGATGGATAAACTCCGTTTGGACAACTACGGGAAATACATTAAAAAACAGCTTAAAAAATTGGGACTTGCCCAACAGGTCACCTTTACAGGACCTTTGGACGAACAAGGGATGGTAGGGGAATACTTGGCCTGCCATGCCTTTGTTTGCCCGTCCAATATTGAAAACAGCCCCAATTCCTTGGGGGAGGCCCAATTGTTGGGAGTTCCCTGCATCGCTTCCTATGTGGGGGGCGTACCGGATATGGTGGACCACGGCAAAACGGGCCTATTGTACCGTTTTGAGGAAACCGAAATGCTGGCGCAACACATCATCCGATTGTTTCAACAGGATGCCTTGGCCCAGGCCTTGGGTGAAAATGGTATTCCTGAGGCCCGGGATCGACATAATAGAAAGACCAATTGTGAGACCACCTTGGCCATTTATAAAAAAATTCGGGATAGCGAATAA
- a CDS encoding glycosyltransferase family 2 protein, producing the protein MYRIAVLLTCFNRKEKTLKALSALHKAHEIEKDRISMSIYLTDDGSTDGTGEAVKTAYPEIKVLQGTGDLYWAGGMRHSWTEAKKRDYDAYLLLNDDTFVESRLFTELLDTHTYCLKKYGQGGVYCGATKDKETQEYTYGGHNFTNKFFAAFKSVIPNGKTPQECELGNANIMWVSKNVVDKVGILSDGYVHGLADYDYTLKAVKEELPVLITPNYLGTCVNDHSNPYIKFPKLSFKQRLDFLYNPIGLDFKSNLTYNKRHFPIRYPFVYLTGWLKVFFPNIYNKRHRHI; encoded by the coding sequence ATGTACCGTATTGCTGTATTGTTAACCTGTTTCAATCGCAAGGAAAAAACCCTAAAGGCCTTATCCGCCCTTCACAAAGCCCATGAAATTGAAAAGGACCGGATTTCGATGTCCATTTACCTAACGGATGACGGTTCCACCGATGGCACCGGAGAAGCGGTTAAAACGGCCTATCCTGAAATCAAGGTATTACAAGGTACGGGCGATCTCTATTGGGCAGGAGGCATGCGCCATTCCTGGACAGAGGCAAAAAAGCGGGACTACGATGCCTATTTGCTCTTAAATGACGACACTTTTGTTGAGTCTCGCCTGTTTACAGAACTCCTTGATACGCACACCTATTGTTTAAAAAAATACGGCCAAGGTGGCGTTTATTGCGGAGCAACTAAAGATAAGGAGACACAGGAATATACCTATGGAGGGCATAACTTTACGAACAAATTTTTTGCTGCTTTTAAAAGCGTTATCCCTAATGGTAAAACTCCACAAGAATGTGAGTTGGGAAACGCCAATATCATGTGGGTCAGCAAAAATGTGGTCGATAAAGTTGGGATATTGTCTGATGGTTATGTTCATGGACTGGCCGATTACGATTATACTTTAAAAGCCGTAAAAGAAGAATTACCGGTACTAATAACCCCTAATTATTTGGGCACCTGTGTGAATGATCATTCCAATCCCTACATAAAATTTCCAAAATTATCATTTAAGCAACGATTGGATTTTTTATACAATCCTATTGGACTAGACTTTAAATCAAATTTAACCTACAATAAACGCCATTTTCCAATTCGTTATCCATTCGTTTATTTAACCGGTTGGCTGAAAGTCTTTTTTCCAAATATTTATAATAAAAGACACAGGCACATTTAA
- a CDS encoding O-antigen ligase family protein translates to MKSLAVFWKPMTLVFLVLLTVYLLNPFNLGYLIGYLIACLILLQGSFLAKNLDLDFVLLLLFSSTYALFYAFDYESRGAQYIAIFAITPPFFYLLGKYLVRDNIHTKSLFFLLFAISIIFSTTAAISVFINFLKGGFVQLERTIGMFWDNSPTSATIMGSFFTLNMCIPALLIIGVGKKIISFKVLAIVVFIISLICCIRLGSRTQLGIFLITSVLSILYIIPKQNSKQNLMLFFVLGGIGYFISTKVSFDLDADWLTTFADRMEGKNTGIASGGGRTERWVKSLEYLFKYPLGWDVNEFGFAHNFWLDVLRASGIVPFIILIIYTIRSFMQLRKTLGMIKDDIIFKGQILIYFFAFMMIFMVEPVMEGIFMTFIVFCIYKGIINKYRDTLQSTTGETP, encoded by the coding sequence ATGAAATCCTTAGCCGTTTTTTGGAAGCCCATGACCTTGGTATTTTTGGTGCTTTTGACAGTTTACCTTCTGAATCCTTTTAATCTTGGATATCTAATAGGCTACCTGATTGCCTGTTTAATACTTTTACAAGGCTCTTTTTTGGCAAAAAATCTGGATTTAGATTTTGTCTTGTTATTGCTTTTTTCAAGTACCTATGCGCTTTTTTATGCCTTTGATTATGAAAGCAGGGGTGCCCAATACATTGCAATTTTCGCCATTACGCCTCCTTTTTTTTATTTATTGGGAAAATATTTGGTCAGAGATAATATTCATACAAAAAGTCTCTTTTTTCTTCTCTTTGCCATATCTATCATTTTCTCCACAACTGCGGCAATTTCCGTTTTTATTAACTTCTTAAAAGGAGGTTTTGTACAACTAGAACGCACCATTGGGATGTTTTGGGACAATTCCCCAACCTCCGCCACCATCATGGGGTCCTTTTTTACGCTCAACATGTGTATTCCAGCTCTATTAATTATTGGTGTAGGAAAAAAAATCATTAGTTTTAAGGTATTAGCAATTGTTGTCTTTATTATCTCATTAATTTGTTGTATCCGCTTGGGAAGTCGTACCCAATTGGGTATTTTTTTGATTACTTCTGTTTTATCTATTCTTTACATAATTCCAAAACAAAATTCAAAACAAAACCTCATGCTTTTTTTCGTATTAGGTGGAATTGGATATTTTATTTCAACAAAGGTCTCTTTTGACTTAGATGCGGATTGGTTGACCACTTTTGCCGATCGTATGGAAGGCAAGAATACAGGAATTGCGAGTGGCGGTGGACGTACGGAACGATGGGTGAAGTCTTTGGAGTATCTGTTTAAATATCCCCTAGGTTGGGATGTCAATGAATTTGGTTTTGCCCATAATTTTTGGTTAGATGTATTGAGAGCGAGTGGTATAGTCCCCTTCATTATCCTAATTATTTACACAATACGATCGTTCATGCAACTTCGAAAAACACTAGGAATGATTAAAGATGATATTATTTTTAAAGGGCAAATTCTAATTTATTTTTTTGCATTTATGATGATCTTTATGGTGGAGCCCGTTATGGAGGGCATTTTTATGACCTTTATTGTTTTTTGTATCTATAAAGGTATCATCAACAAATACCGTGATACGTTGCAATCTACAACAGGGGAAACGCCGTAG
- a CDS encoding SDR family NAD(P)-dependent oxidoreductase, with protein MFKNKTLLITGGTGSFGNAVLNRFLETDIKEIRIFSRDEKKQDDMRNQLKNEKVKFYIGDVRDYNSIEKAMRGVDYVFHAAALKQVPSCEFFPLEAARTNVFGTQNTIDAAVANKVKRIICLSTDKAAYPINAMGISKALMEKVAVAASRNIPNDETIVCLTRYGNVMASRGSVIPLFVKQIEENVPLTVTDPKMTRFLMSLEDAVDLVLFAFQHGNQGDLFVNKAPASTIGDLAVAVKEIFNAKNDIKVIGTRHGEKLYETLCTREEMQKAEDMGNFYRIPADNRDLNYSRYFSEGETNISEIEDYHSHNTEQLSNEGLKQTLLNLEYIKNLL; from the coding sequence ATGTTCAAAAATAAAACCTTACTGATCACCGGGGGAACCGGCTCTTTTGGCAATGCCGTACTCAACCGTTTTTTGGAAACGGATATCAAGGAAATCCGCATCTTTTCGCGTGACGAGAAGAAGCAGGACGATATGCGGAACCAATTGAAGAATGAAAAAGTAAAATTTTACATTGGCGACGTACGGGATTACAACAGTATTGAAAAGGCCATGCGGGGCGTGGATTATGTGTTCCATGCAGCTGCATTAAAACAAGTACCTTCTTGTGAGTTTTTTCCATTGGAAGCGGCACGAACCAATGTCTTTGGTACCCAAAATACCATAGACGCGGCCGTGGCCAACAAGGTGAAGCGCATTATCTGTCTCAGTACGGACAAGGCCGCCTACCCCATCAATGCGATGGGAATAAGCAAGGCCCTTATGGAAAAAGTGGCGGTAGCGGCCTCCAGAAATATTCCCAATGACGAAACGATCGTATGCCTCACCAGATACGGTAACGTTATGGCTTCAAGAGGTTCCGTAATACCGCTTTTTGTCAAACAAATTGAGGAAAATGTGCCCCTAACCGTTACGGATCCCAAAATGACCCGTTTCCTAATGTCCCTGGAAGATGCGGTAGACCTTGTTCTTTTCGCCTTTCAACATGGCAACCAAGGGGATCTTTTTGTAAACAAGGCCCCCGCCAGTACCATTGGCGACCTGGCCGTGGCCGTTAAGGAAATCTTCAACGCAAAAAATGACATTAAGGTTATTGGAACCCGCCATGGGGAAAAGCTCTATGAAACCCTTTGTACCCGTGAGGAAATGCAAAAAGCGGAGGATATGGGGAATTTTTACCGTATTCCCGCGGACAATCGCGACCTTAATTACAGCCGTTATTTCTCTGAGGGCGAGACCAATATCAGCGAAATAGAGGATTACCACTCCCACAATACGGAGCAGTTGTCCAACGAAGGTCTCAAACAGACCCTACTCAATTTGGAGTACATCAAAAACCTGTTGTAG
- the gmd gene encoding GDP-mannose 4,6-dehydratase: MSKVALITGVTGQDGAYLSEFLLKKGYIVHGLKRRSSLFNTDRIDHLYQDPHEKQRNFILHYGDMTDSTNLIRLIQEIQPDEIYNLAAMSHVQVSFEVPEYTGNADGLGTLRILDAVRLLGLEKKTRIYQASTSELYGKVQEVPQSETTPFYPRSPYAVAKMYAYWITVNYREAYGMYACNGILFNHESPIRGETFVTRKITRATSRIALGMQDKFYLGNLDAQRDWGHAKDYVRMMWMILQADKPEDWVIATGKTTPVRDFVRMAFNEVGIELEFKGTGVDEKAYVKACTDPKYSLEIGKEVLAVDPKYFRPTEVDLLIGDPTKANTKLGWKPEYELEDLVKDMMRGDLKLMQKEHYLKEGGYRIMNYFE, translated from the coding sequence ATGAGCAAAGTAGCCTTGATCACTGGCGTCACCGGCCAAGACGGTGCCTATTTAAGTGAATTCCTATTAAAAAAGGGATATATAGTACACGGCCTCAAACGCCGATCTTCCTTGTTCAATACGGATCGTATTGACCACCTCTATCAGGACCCGCACGAAAAACAACGGAACTTTATCCTCCACTATGGGGATATGACGGACAGTACCAACTTGATACGCCTCATCCAAGAGATCCAACCGGACGAAATCTACAACCTGGCGGCCATGAGCCATGTACAGGTATCCTTTGAGGTACCGGAATACACCGGAAATGCGGACGGCCTGGGCACGCTTCGAATCTTGGATGCCGTACGTTTACTGGGATTGGAAAAAAAGACCCGTATCTATCAGGCCTCCACCTCGGAACTGTATGGAAAGGTGCAGGAAGTTCCGCAATCCGAAACGACGCCCTTCTATCCCAGAAGCCCCTATGCCGTGGCCAAAATGTATGCCTACTGGATTACGGTCAATTACCGGGAAGCCTATGGCATGTATGCCTGTAACGGAATATTGTTCAACCATGAGTCCCCCATCCGGGGAGAGACCTTCGTAACCCGAAAGATTACTAGGGCCACCTCCCGTATCGCCTTGGGCATGCAGGATAAGTTCTATCTAGGGAATTTGGATGCGCAGCGCGACTGGGGCCATGCCAAAGACTATGTGCGCATGATGTGGATGATCCTTCAAGCGGATAAGCCAGAGGATTGGGTCATTGCAACGGGCAAAACGACCCCAGTACGCGATTTTGTACGAATGGCCTTTAACGAAGTGGGTATTGAACTCGAATTTAAAGGTACCGGGGTGGACGAAAAGGCCTATGTAAAAGCCTGTACCGATCCCAAATATTCCTTGGAAATCGGAAAAGAGGTCCTGGCCGTAGACCCCAAGTATTTTAGACCCACGGAAGTAGACTTATTGATTGGGGATCCCACCAAGGCGAACACCAAATTGGGCTGGAAGCCGGAATATGAATTGGAGGATTTGGTAAAGGACATGATGCGAGGAGACCTTAAACTCATGCAAAAGGAACATTACCTCAAGGAAGGTGGTTATAGAATCATGAATTATTTTGAATGA
- a CDS encoding GDP-L-fucose synthase family protein translates to MNKNSKIYVAGHRGLVGSAIVQNLRNKGYHNLIFKTHTELDLTDSARVADFFAAEKPDYIFLAAAKVGGIVANNTYRADFIYENLMIQNNVIHQAYINGVKKLLFLGSTCIYPKNCPQPMKEEYLLTDVLEYTNEPYAIAKIAGIKMCESYNLQYGTNFISVMPTNLYGPQDNFNLEKSHVLPALIRKIHLGKALEEDNWRVIDTDLDHLPIEGVDGSNTTLEKLAIMEQYGIRKEGNNVHVEIWGSGSPMREFLWSEDMADACVFLMENRDFADTYAKNEREIRNTHINIGTGEDISIADLAQLIKETLGFQGDFVFNTDKPDGTLKKLTDVSKLHALGWRHSIALSDGIKKAYNWYLELGRKTT, encoded by the coding sequence ATGAACAAAAATTCCAAAATATACGTGGCGGGACACAGGGGTTTGGTTGGCAGTGCCATTGTCCAAAACCTAAGGAACAAAGGCTACCATAATCTAATCTTCAAAACCCATACCGAACTAGATCTAACGGACAGTGCCCGAGTTGCAGATTTCTTTGCGGCCGAAAAACCAGACTATATATTTTTAGCGGCCGCCAAAGTGGGCGGAATCGTAGCCAATAACACATATAGGGCCGACTTTATCTATGAAAACCTGATGATACAGAACAATGTCATTCATCAGGCCTATATCAACGGGGTAAAAAAATTGTTGTTTTTGGGAAGCACGTGTATATATCCAAAAAACTGCCCCCAACCCATGAAGGAGGAATATCTCTTAACGGATGTTTTGGAATATACCAACGAACCCTATGCCATTGCCAAGATAGCGGGAATCAAAATGTGCGAAAGCTACAACCTGCAATACGGAACCAACTTTATTTCTGTAATGCCTACGAACTTGTATGGGCCCCAGGACAATTTTAATTTGGAAAAATCCCATGTGCTGCCCGCGCTAATCCGTAAGATCCATTTGGGCAAGGCCTTGGAAGAAGACAATTGGCGTGTGATCGATACGGACCTCGACCATCTGCCCATTGAAGGCGTCGATGGGTCCAACACCACCCTTGAAAAGCTGGCCATCATGGAGCAATATGGCATCAGAAAAGAGGGGAATAACGTGCATGTGGAAATCTGGGGCAGTGGAAGCCCCATGCGGGAGTTTTTGTGGTCTGAGGACATGGCGGATGCCTGTGTATTCCTTATGGAAAACCGGGACTTTGCCGATACCTATGCCAAAAACGAGCGGGAGATTCGAAATACCCATATCAATATTGGTACCGGGGAGGACATCAGCATTGCCGATCTGGCCCAGTTGATTAAGGAAACCTTGGGGTTTCAAGGGGATTTCGTTTTTAATACAGACAAACCCGATGGTACATTAAAAAAACTAACGGATGTGAGCAAGCTCCATGCTTTGGGATGGAGGCATTCCATTGCCCTTTCCGATGGTATAAAAAAAGCCTACAACTGGTATCTGGAATTGGGGCGAAAAACAACCTAA
- the wecB gene encoding non-hydrolyzing UDP-N-acetylglucosamine 2-epimerase has translation MKIKNLIVFGTRPEAIKMAPLVKAFKKNEDFVTKVCVTAQHREMLDQVLDFFDIVPEYDLNLMKPGQNLYSLTAGILMELKPVLEEFEPDYVYVHGDTTTTMGSSIAAFYSGAKVCHVEAGLRTFNKLSPFPEEINRTITGHIADYHFAPTQTSYNNLLKEGIPAKSILITGNTVIDALMESVSIVDTATNSEIEKLKSTLDFSKRIILVTGHRRENHGQGFINICHALKEIAEKQDNIQIVYPVHLNPKVQKPVYEILAKTDKVKLIDPLAYPAFVWLMNKCDLVITDSGGVQEEAPSLGKPVLVMRDTTERPEAVDAGTVILVGTDKDKIVYEALDLLTNENRYQKMSKLHNPYGDGKASERIVDFIKDLDD, from the coding sequence ATGAAAATAAAGAATTTAATCGTTTTTGGAACTAGACCTGAAGCTATCAAAATGGCGCCTTTGGTAAAGGCCTTTAAGAAAAACGAAGATTTTGTAACAAAGGTATGCGTTACCGCGCAGCATAGAGAGATGTTGGATCAGGTGTTGGACTTTTTTGATATTGTTCCTGAATATGATCTTAATTTGATGAAGCCTGGTCAAAATTTGTATAGCTTGACTGCCGGTATTTTAATGGAATTGAAACCAGTTTTAGAAGAGTTTGAACCAGATTATGTTTATGTGCATGGGGACACCACTACCACAATGGGATCAAGTATCGCAGCTTTTTATTCCGGTGCCAAGGTTTGTCATGTAGAAGCGGGGTTACGAACCTTCAACAAACTATCACCTTTCCCAGAAGAAATTAATCGTACCATAACTGGCCATATAGCGGATTATCATTTTGCCCCTACCCAAACCTCTTACAATAATTTGTTGAAAGAAGGAATTCCGGCAAAGTCAATATTAATAACAGGAAACACAGTAATTGACGCATTAATGGAGAGTGTTTCCATTGTTGATACGGCGACTAATTCAGAAATTGAAAAATTAAAATCAACATTGGATTTTTCAAAAAGGATTATTTTGGTAACTGGACATAGGCGTGAAAATCATGGTCAAGGATTTATCAATATCTGTCATGCCCTAAAGGAAATCGCTGAAAAACAGGATAATATACAAATTGTCTACCCCGTACACTTAAACCCCAAGGTGCAAAAACCAGTATATGAAATTTTGGCGAAAACTGACAAGGTTAAACTTATAGATCCATTAGCTTATCCGGCCTTTGTTTGGCTTATGAATAAATGCGATTTGGTCATTACGGATAGCGGAGGGGTGCAGGAAGAAGCGCCAAGTTTAGGAAAACCTGTACTGGTTATGAGGGACACTACGGAACGCCCGGAAGCTGTAGATGCTGGGACCGTTATACTGGTAGGAACAGACAAGGATAAAATAGTTTATGAAGCCTTGGATTTATTGACCAATGAAAACCGCTATCAAAAAATGAGCAAGCTTCATAACCCCTATGGAGACGGAAAAGCTAGCGAAAGAATTGTAGATTTTATAAAAGACTTGGATGATTAG